A genome region from Clostridium sp. JN-9 includes the following:
- a CDS encoding GMC family oxidoreductase has protein sequence MNQSERNKLIFDYVVVGTGPAGAVIAKKLTDDNRTSVLILEAGDNNSDEIPVRDSLYAPPFILRNNYSAQYYWPGKGMPQKYVNFRSFPWTGGRTLGGTSSVNNQQYVRPSKANMKQWEDLLGPLWSPKQETAEFSKLECYNGMTSNPNARGFNGRLDIRQTPAHPTSMVEKLVLAMERATGFPRILDYNDPCTPIGPFTSWQLYQMPNGVRESSDTAFLSPDIVNQCGQGVGGRRLILSLNSMAQRIIFNNEKCAIGVEFVKEGKCICAYARRKVIISAGIRSPQLLMLSGIGPSKILKQAGVPVICHNPNVGRHLTTHAVNMATFTTNPHDKALPDNDPFALYSGGAFLPDPTPGADQCRRGVQIIGLAGENNTLNIAFYLTEPKAKGSLVIQNNDPLKMSLADEGFLNHPDDIAAIKNVFKVYIKNIAAELSRIDSCYRLVSPTPEAIDDDQKLEAFIKENLDATHHVQGTLRMAPNAECGVVDASGHVFGVKNLIVADDSIAPFVSDGNTSAPSFFIGANIADQLMKFS, from the coding sequence ATGAATCAAAGTGAAAGGAATAAACTAATATTTGATTATGTAGTAGTAGGAACAGGACCTGCGGGTGCTGTTATTGCTAAAAAACTTACAGACGATAATAGAACGTCGGTACTTATTTTAGAAGCAGGGGATAACAATAGTGATGAAATTCCAGTTAGGGATTCCCTGTATGCCCCGCCATTTATTTTAAGGAATAATTATTCCGCGCAATATTATTGGCCAGGAAAAGGTATGCCTCAAAAATATGTAAATTTTCGCTCTTTTCCATGGACAGGGGGGCGAACCCTAGGCGGTACTTCCTCGGTTAACAATCAACAGTATGTAAGACCTTCAAAGGCCAATATGAAACAGTGGGAGGACCTACTTGGCCCACTTTGGTCTCCGAAGCAAGAGACAGCTGAATTTTCAAAACTGGAGTGCTATAACGGTATGACCAGTAACCCCAATGCACGGGGATTCAATGGAAGATTAGATATTAGACAGACACCTGCGCACCCAACCAGTATGGTTGAAAAATTGGTTCTGGCTATGGAAAGGGCTACTGGTTTTCCAAGGATTCTGGACTATAATGATCCGTGCACTCCAATTGGGCCTTTTACAAGCTGGCAGCTCTATCAGATGCCTAATGGTGTCCGAGAAAGTTCAGATACAGCATTTTTGTCACCAGATATTGTGAACCAATGCGGCCAAGGGGTGGGAGGAAGAAGATTAATATTATCTTTAAATTCAATGGCACAGCGTATAATTTTCAATAATGAAAAATGTGCAATAGGCGTTGAATTCGTCAAAGAAGGAAAATGTATTTGTGCCTATGCCCGCAGAAAAGTCATTATATCTGCTGGAATTAGAAGTCCCCAGCTGCTAATGCTTTCTGGAATTGGGCCATCAAAGATTCTAAAACAAGCTGGTGTTCCCGTTATATGCCATAACCCTAATGTTGGCAGACATCTGACAACCCACGCTGTTAATATGGCAACTTTCACAACAAATCCACATGATAAAGCATTACCAGATAATGATCCATTTGCACTATATTCCGGCGGGGCCTTTTTACCGGATCCAACTCCTGGAGCAGACCAGTGCCGCCGTGGAGTACAGATTATTGGGCTGGCTGGTGAAAATAACACATTAAATATTGCCTTTTATCTCACAGAGCCTAAAGCTAAGGGATCCTTAGTAATTCAAAACAATGATCCATTAAAGATGTCACTTGCAGATGAAGGATTTTTGAATCATCCAGATGATATTGCAGCCATAAAAAATGTTTTTAAAGTATATATTAAAAATATTGCAGCAGAACTCTCAAGAATTGATTCATGCTATAGGCTTGTTTCACCAACACCTGAAGCCATTGATGATGATCAAAAGCTTGAGGCGTTTATAAAGGAAAACCTGGATGCAACACACCATGTACAGGGCACACTGCGAATGGCACCTAATGCGGAGTGTGGAGTTGTAGATGCTTCAGGACACGTTTTTGGGGTAAAGAATTTGATTGTTGCAGATGATTCCATTGCACCATTTGTTTCAGATGGTAATACCTCGGCTCCATCCTTCTTTATCGGTGCAAACATTGCTGATCAATTAATGAAATTTTCATAA
- a CDS encoding SDR family oxidoreductase codes for MKNYFDLTGRVALITGGSSGLGVQFAKALANQGADIALCARRMNRLEEVKKEIEAIGSKCYIHKCDVTHPDEIAATVKDTAEHYGKIDILINDAGLAIFDAATDITNENWKKMMDTNLNQVYFFSREAAKYMIPAHYGRIINLGSIHSTVSMTGFHLSAYGTTKGGVLMLTKSLANEWAKTGVTVNAIGPAYFSSEMTSAALDSDEAKKIIQTYCPMGRIGNPGELDTAIIYFASEFSSYTTGQLLQIDGGWTTI; via the coding sequence ATGAAAAATTATTTCGATTTGACAGGTAGAGTTGCACTGATTACAGGAGGCTCTTCCGGTCTTGGTGTACAATTTGCAAAAGCATTGGCAAATCAGGGCGCTGATATTGCTCTTTGCGCTCGTCGCATGAACCGTTTGGAAGAAGTCAAGAAGGAAATTGAAGCAATTGGATCAAAATGCTATATTCACAAATGTGATGTTACGCATCCTGATGAAATTGCAGCTACTGTAAAAGATACAGCTGAACATTATGGCAAAATAGATATCTTAATTAATGATGCAGGACTTGCTATTTTTGACGCTGCAACAGATATTACAAATGAGAATTGGAAAAAAATGATGGATACCAATTTAAATCAAGTTTATTTCTTCTCACGAGAAGCAGCTAAGTATATGATTCCAGCACATTATGGCAGAATTATCAACTTAGGTTCCATCCATTCTACTGTTTCTATGACTGGATTCCATTTGTCAGCATATGGCACTACAAAAGGCGGCGTTTTGATGTTAACCAAGTCTTTAGCAAATGAATGGGCTAAAACTGGTGTAACGGTGAATGCAATTGGTCCAGCTTATTTTTCAAGTGAGATGACTAGTGCTGCTCTTGATAGTGATGAAGCAAAGAAAATTATTCAAACATATTGTCCTATGGGCAGAATTGGCAACCCTGGAGAATTAGATACGGCTATCATCTATTTTGCTTCCGAATTTTCCAGCTACACTACAGGTCAGCTTTTACAAATTGATGGTGGTTGGACAACCATCTAA
- a CDS encoding ATP-binding protein → MIERKEYLEDLISFKDKKLIKVITGIRRCGKSTMFELFQTYLKANGIENEQITTVNLEDGDYREIRTPETLYEYVESKLIKDKKNYVFLDEVQQVENFQKAVDWLYTKKNVDLYITGSNAFLLSGELATLLSGRYVEVKMLPLSFKEYVSAYPNNTNMAALYMNYLQNSSFPGTLEFTRKQDIRTYLEGIYNTILIKDIVTRKKISDPSMLQSVVEFMFDNIGNMCSSTKIANAMTSSGRKISVPTVESYLSALTDSFILYKVGRYDIKGKQYLATGSKYYVADIGLRYFILGTRQADMGHILQNIVYLELLRRGYEVYVGKVGDSEVDFTAINAEGKEYYQVSQTVMEERTLKRELSSLDAIKDHNPKYLLTMDYTPLTSYNGIKQINVLDWLMKE, encoded by the coding sequence ATGATAGAAAGGAAAGAATATCTTGAAGACTTGATTAGTTTTAAAGACAAAAAATTGATAAAAGTAATAACTGGAATCCGCCGCTGTGGTAAGTCAACTATGTTTGAATTGTTTCAGACTTATCTTAAAGCAAATGGTATAGAGAATGAACAAATCACAACAGTTAATCTTGAAGATGGAGATTATCGTGAAATTCGTACACCAGAAACACTATATGAATATGTAGAAAGCAAATTGATAAAGGACAAGAAGAACTATGTGTTTCTAGATGAAGTGCAGCAAGTAGAGAACTTCCAGAAGGCAGTTGACTGGCTTTATACAAAAAAAAACGTAGATTTATATATCACAGGCTCTAATGCTTTTCTGCTTTCTGGGGAACTAGCGACTTTACTTTCTGGCAGGTATGTTGAAGTAAAGATGCTACCGCTTTCGTTTAAAGAATATGTATCAGCATATCCAAATAATACTAATATGGCAGCCCTTTATATGAATTACTTGCAGAATAGTTCTTTTCCGGGAACCCTTGAATTCACAAGAAAGCAGGATATCAGAACTTATCTTGAGGGTATTTATAATACGATTTTGATTAAAGACATTGTTACAAGAAAAAAAATATCTGACCCATCTATGCTTCAAAGCGTGGTGGAATTTATGTTTGATAATATCGGGAATATGTGTTCATCTACTAAGATAGCCAATGCAATGACATCATCTGGAAGAAAAATAAGTGTCCCTACTGTGGAAAGTTATCTTTCTGCTCTTACTGACAGCTTTATCCTATATAAAGTTGGAAGATACGATATAAAGGGAAAACAATATCTTGCAACAGGTTCAAAATATTATGTGGCAGACATCGGGCTTCGTTATTTTATATTAGGAACAAGGCAGGCAGATATGGGACATATTTTGCAGAATATCGTATATCTTGAGCTTTTAAGACGAGGCTACGAAGTATATGTTGGAAAAGTTGGTGATTCCGAGGTTGATTTTACTGCCATCAATGCTGAGGGTAAAGAGTATTATCAGGTATCGCAGACGGTAATGGAGGAGCGGACGCTAAAGCGAGAACTTTCATCCCTTGATGCCATAAAGGATCATAATCCTAAGTATCTTCTTACCATGGATTACACACCGCTTACTTCTTATAATGGTATAAAGCAGATAAATGTTCTGGATTGGCTGATGAAAGAATGA
- a CDS encoding PD-(D/E)XK nuclease family protein — translation MSKEWRRITVADMEQVHDFAVKWCNKFQDQKINYIELIDHYMADDCDALGFNMDCGNAFSERYGKAINDYEELDKVIDDVNDIELLGSAIYSKWRYFNHWAYMGEEILEFKNRSWVILALSRLAMLTGKNPFIFEGTPKKISIVSNNISYGPCPEPSDEVGQHITINAEGRVWFSAYTFGGGFGQYEKDRTKNYKIGKEAAGKVLNAVAAYFSQEYDEIFATDIGDWQMELTNTDDETYKFKGSLCADFEVDGTDLSDLIRDSLEMDDLYVFDGNCKSDRVNRITVNPTHKSREIIINKMYVGAFLSEGDNIGHEIINLYKADDGKNYIYLNSQGTIELSHGENKITVLLVRKCASKTYKVLAKAGGITILDFADSRLPREERYKGQVSLGLTYGGISLVDLFNENSYHGSLQEEKNVYTTFAAGKVIKPKNQIYITDEASVSDDNTFFIRTNKGFGKQTLREFYNENEKPDSFADLNQIIENDELWEDTNTTQAISELPKLQKDPYFNFLKIIRQEDNELAFSNMFAYFFNINRKAFSRFAGDVLHMVIQTDFTIEREKKNIDLLISDKNNVVVIENKIKSSINGIDDRHDIYSDKVQSQLKKYYQFVTTDDEYCRKTASCFIFLPNYNRIDLSKFSCGEKYTIVYYREIYNFFVENRNLFNEVPYIDDFINAMYKHTKDYDNDLEEEMQRRFQNTIRNAKKR, via the coding sequence ATGAGTAAAGAATGGAGGCGTATCACAGTGGCAGATATGGAACAGGTTCATGATTTTGCAGTAAAATGGTGCAATAAATTTCAAGACCAGAAAATCAATTACATAGAATTGATAGACCACTATATGGCAGATGATTGTGATGCACTTGGATTTAATATGGACTGTGGTAATGCCTTTTCTGAAAGATATGGAAAAGCTATCAATGATTATGAGGAACTGGATAAAGTTATTGATGATGTGAATGATATTGAACTTCTCGGCTCGGCTATCTATTCTAAGTGGAGATATTTTAACCACTGGGCATATATGGGAGAAGAAATCCTGGAATTTAAAAATCGTTCATGGGTTATCTTGGCATTGAGTCGATTGGCTATGCTTACCGGGAAAAATCCTTTCATATTTGAAGGAACACCTAAAAAAATCAGTATTGTATCCAATAATATTAGTTATGGTCCATGCCCAGAGCCTTCAGATGAAGTGGGGCAGCATATAACAATCAATGCTGAAGGACGAGTATGGTTTTCTGCATATACATTTGGAGGTGGGTTCGGTCAATATGAAAAAGATAGAACTAAGAACTATAAAATAGGAAAAGAAGCGGCAGGAAAAGTTCTAAATGCCGTTGCTGCTTATTTTAGCCAGGAATATGATGAGATTTTTGCAACCGACATCGGAGATTGGCAAATGGAACTAACCAACACAGATGATGAAACATATAAATTTAAGGGTTCCCTTTGTGCTGATTTTGAGGTCGATGGCACTGACCTTTCAGACCTTATTAGAGATTCACTTGAGATGGATGATTTATATGTATTTGACGGTAATTGTAAATCAGATAGAGTTAATCGAATCACAGTAAACCCAACACATAAGAGCCGTGAAATAATAATTAACAAAATGTATGTTGGAGCATTTTTGTCAGAAGGTGACAATATAGGCCATGAAATCATAAATCTTTATAAGGCAGATGATGGGAAAAACTATATTTATCTCAATTCACAAGGAACAATAGAATTATCTCATGGAGAAAACAAAATAACTGTTTTGCTTGTACGAAAATGTGCTTCGAAAACATATAAAGTACTAGCCAAGGCAGGGGGCATTACGATTCTTGATTTTGCCGACAGCAGACTTCCAAGGGAAGAGAGATATAAAGGACAAGTTTCATTGGGACTGACCTATGGCGGAATAAGTCTTGTAGATTTATTTAATGAAAACTCATATCACGGCAGCCTTCAAGAAGAAAAAAATGTTTATACTACCTTTGCTGCAGGTAAGGTTATTAAGCCCAAAAATCAGATATATATTACAGACGAAGCATCTGTAAGTGATGACAACACCTTTTTCATTCGTACAAATAAAGGATTTGGCAAGCAGACATTAAGGGAATTCTACAACGAAAATGAAAAGCCGGATTCTTTTGCTGATTTGAATCAGATAATTGAGAACGATGAGTTATGGGAAGATACTAATACCACACAAGCAATTTCTGAATTGCCAAAGCTTCAAAAAGATCCATATTTCAATTTCCTGAAAATAATCAGGCAGGAAGACAATGAACTTGCTTTTTCAAATATGTTTGCATACTTTTTTAATATAAATAGAAAGGCTTTTTCTCGTTTCGCAGGAGATGTTCTACACATGGTGATACAAACAGATTTTACCATTGAGAGAGAAAAGAAAAACATTGACCTGCTTATTTCTGACAAAAATAATGTGGTTGTAATAGAAAACAAAATCAAATCCAGCATCAACGGTATTGATGACCGACATGATATCTACAGTGATAAGGTACAGTCACAGCTAAAAAAATACTATCAATTTGTTACAACTGATGATGAGTATTGCAGGAAAACTGCAAGCTGCTTTATTTTTTTACCTAATTACAATCGCATTGATTTAAGTAAGTTTTCCTGCGGTGAAAAATATACTATTGTTTATTACAGGGAAATATATAATTTCTTTGTTGAAAATAGAAATCTGTTTAATGAGGTGCCTTACATTGATGATTTTATTAATGCAATGTATAAGCACACAAAGGACTATGATAATGATTTAGAGGAAGAAATGCAAAGAAGATTTCAAAATACCATTCGCAATGCAAAAAAGCGGTAG
- a CDS encoding type III toxin-antitoxin system ToxN/AbiQ family toxin, which produces MGNKIYICSVTDDYINYLRKFDDTIRENKNQSRKFAGVLLEIDEHKYYAPLSSPKPKYFRISNKAPDIFKIDDGKLGVINLNNMIPVPGTEIIRLNIEEVSDEKYKNLLRDQAKIIMMNHKKIKAKAKLLYSIVNSGTNEKLISRCSKYKLLETKCCEYSLVIADGKIDVEVASELDKQVNDEN; this is translated from the coding sequence ATGGGAAATAAAATTTACATTTGTTCTGTTACTGATGACTATATTAATTATTTAAGAAAATTTGATGATACTATTAGGGAAAATAAAAATCAATCACGAAAGTTTGCTGGCGTGTTACTAGAAATAGATGAGCATAAATATTATGCACCCTTATCTTCACCAAAACCTAAGTATTTTAGGATTAGTAATAAAGCACCAGATATATTTAAAATAGATGATGGAAAATTAGGAGTTATAAATTTAAATAATATGATTCCAGTTCCAGGAACAGAAATAATAAGATTAAATATTGAAGAAGTATCAGATGAAAAATATAAAAATCTATTAAGAGATCAAGCTAAAATAATAATGATGAATCACAAGAAAATTAAGGCAAAGGCTAAGTTACTATATAGTATAGTAAATAGCGGAACTAATGAAAAGCTTATTTCAAGATGCTCTAAGTATAAACTATTGGAAACTAAATGCTGTGAATATTCATTAGTAATAGCAGATGGTAAGATAGATGTAGAAGTTGCTTCAGAATTGGACAAGCAAGTAAATGATGAAAATTAA
- a CDS encoding GIY-YIG nuclease family protein: protein MAYSKSINIFLPTGSSDGPIELEMLNWNGMVIKLPRKEVNTYTGAELNKPGIYFLFCNSEETGESVYVGEAENLLLRLKQHINDHKNGKEKFFWQAAVCVSGKDLNKALIRHLENYYCEQVKHSSTYNLLTQKSSPNMTLKRAEIAAMQEFSDNVDMLMGAIGYTILENSAGASGESSDKTYFYCKTKAGANAKGFYSDKGFTVLPGSKVVENCSSKTFKESRYSDLLDKLIKNKIIADWVFEKEYTFSSPSAAAGVVTQGYVSGNEYWIDADGKKLKDYNI from the coding sequence ATGGCATATTCGAAATCAATTAATATTTTTTTGCCTACTGGTTCATCAGACGGCCCTATTGAGTTAGAGATGCTTAATTGGAATGGCATGGTAATAAAATTACCGAGAAAAGAAGTTAATACATATACAGGTGCTGAACTGAACAAACCTGGTATATATTTTCTATTCTGTAACAGTGAAGAGACAGGTGAATCCGTATATGTTGGAGAGGCTGAAAACTTACTTTTAAGATTAAAACAGCACATTAATGACCATAAGAATGGCAAAGAAAAGTTCTTCTGGCAAGCTGCGGTTTGTGTTTCTGGAAAAGACCTTAATAAAGCACTTATAAGACATCTTGAAAATTATTATTGTGAGCAGGTCAAACATTCCAGTACATATAATCTTCTGACACAGAAATCATCTCCGAATATGACACTAAAGCGTGCAGAGATAGCTGCTATGCAGGAATTCTCTGATAATGTTGATATGCTTATGGGCGCAATCGGATATACAATATTGGAAAACTCGGCAGGAGCATCTGGTGAATCTTCTGATAAGACTTATTTTTATTGCAAAACTAAAGCAGGCGCTAATGCAAAAGGCTTTTATTCTGATAAGGGATTTACAGTTTTACCTGGCAGCAAGGTTGTAGAAAATTGCTCATCAAAAACATTTAAAGAAAGCAGATATAGTGACTTGCTTGATAAACTGATAAAGAATAAAATAATTGCGGACTGGGTATTTGAAAAAGAATATACTTTTTCATCTCCTTCAGCGGCGGCTGGTGTGGTTACACAAGGCTATGTTTCAGGAAACGAATACTGGATTGACGCTGATGGAAAAAAACTAAAGGATTATAATATATAA
- a CDS encoding class I SAM-dependent methyltransferase: MNNIYDDKQFFDEYAKMTRSQHGLSGAGEWHQFKALFPDLSGKSVLDLGCGYGWHCKYAVECGAKQVLGIDLSEKMIHEAKEKNNDPKIIYRVCSLDDYDYPADSFDCVISNLVLHYIADIDAIFRKVYLTLKTDGIFLLNIEHPVFTAGVKQDWIYNSSSKPLYWPVDDYFYPGERVTHFLGQNVTKQHHTLTQILMGLINARFRLEVVEEAMPSADMMDIPGMSDEMRRPMMLLIRALKN; the protein is encoded by the coding sequence ATGAACAATATTTATGATGATAAGCAATTTTTCGATGAGTATGCGAAGATGACGCGAAGTCAACATGGCTTATCTGGAGCGGGTGAATGGCATCAGTTCAAAGCTTTATTTCCAGACTTAAGCGGTAAAAGTGTACTTGATCTTGGATGCGGTTACGGCTGGCACTGCAAATATGCTGTGGAATGTGGTGCAAAACAAGTGCTTGGCATCGACTTAAGCGAAAAAATGATACATGAGGCAAAAGAAAAAAACAATGATCCCAAAATCATCTATAGAGTCTGCAGTCTTGACGATTATGATTATCCTGCCGATTCATTTGATTGCGTGATTTCTAATCTGGTACTTCATTACATTGCAGACATTGACGCAATTTTCAGAAAGGTATACTTAACGCTAAAGACAGATGGTATTTTTCTTCTTAACATTGAACATCCTGTCTTTACGGCAGGTGTGAAGCAGGACTGGATTTATAATTCCAGTAGTAAACCGCTGTATTGGCCTGTTGATGATTATTTTTATCCCGGAGAGCGAGTTACTCATTTTCTTGGGCAGAATGTCACGAAGCAGCATCACACACTGACGCAGATTCTGATGGGACTCATAAATGCTAGATTTCGTTTGGAAGTTGTTGAAGAAGCCATGCCAAGCGCCGATATGATGGACATTCCCGGTATGTCAGATGAAATGCGTCGCCCGATGATGTTGCTAATCAGAGCGCTGAAAAATTAA
- a CDS encoding DUF6518 family protein — protein MNLNTKNVFKGIYALLLGLLIGILTAMGQKYLPGSLNSLANSGAIWLIPAFFMASTAEKKLPAIMLCAETLMVCVISYYWAESIFNQHTFVFGDFYFYLWLICAVIAGIIFGFGANLYRQKSTHYNWGASLLPAVFLAEGLSEIIHLSEYMHMIPAVIGRILLGLALYFIIYKKAFYQWKPLISFCSYTVLGVAAYELLYKLTT, from the coding sequence ATGAATTTAAACACAAAAAACGTTTTTAAAGGAATATATGCCCTCTTACTTGGACTATTAATAGGTATATTGACGGCTATGGGACAGAAATACCTTCCCGGTTCATTAAACTCATTAGCAAACTCAGGTGCTATTTGGCTAATTCCAGCCTTCTTTATGGCTTCCACTGCGGAAAAAAAGCTCCCCGCAATTATGCTCTGTGCTGAAACACTGATGGTCTGTGTTATTTCCTATTATTGGGCAGAATCCATTTTTAATCAGCACACCTTTGTTTTCGGAGACTTCTACTTCTATCTCTGGCTTATATGTGCTGTAATTGCCGGTATTATTTTCGGATTTGGCGCTAATCTTTACAGACAAAAGAGTACGCATTATAATTGGGGGGCAAGCCTTCTTCCTGCCGTTTTCCTCGCGGAAGGCCTAAGCGAAATAATCCATTTATCTGAATATATGCATATGATCCCTGCGGTTATAGGAAGGATTCTATTAGGCCTGGCTCTGTACTTTATCATATATAAGAAGGCTTTTTATCAATGGAAGCCACTAATTTCATTCTGTTCATATACAGTATTGGGAGTTGCCGCATATGAGCTTCTTTATAAGTTAACAACATAA
- the rlmD gene encoding 23S rRNA (uracil(1939)-C(5))-methyltransferase RlmD, with the protein MRKGNEYEFIIEHSEFPALGVAYLDDFKIYIKGAIPGQKVIARIIKKKKDYAEAKIVSVLKDVPYKIEAECPHFGQCGGCTSQFIPYEKQLELKKQQVLKLFKDNLEAAVSKEEAEVFNNLEIQYSPELYEYRNKMEFTFGNYEKGGQLNLGMHVKNKSFSVITVDHCKIVDNDFRKIITIIVNYFRKENLTFYKVMKKEGYLRNLVVRKAKSTGEILVNLVTTSQVNFDLKPLTELLVNADYDGVFKGFIHTINDRLSEIVQPDEIKVLYGEDHITEEILGLKFKISPFSFFQTNSRGAEKLYSIVKDFIEESKAKVVFDLYCGTGTIGQIAAPEAKKVIGIELIEEAVKAANENAKLNGLTNCEFIAGDVAQVIKNIHEKPDLIILDPPRPGVHPKAMDYVIKFNAPEIVYVSCNPKSLMVDLKSLSEAGYAIKKVVLMDMFPHTPHTEAICLLEHEKSIDK; encoded by the coding sequence ATGAGAAAAGGAAATGAATATGAATTTATTATAGAACATTCTGAATTCCCAGCACTTGGGGTAGCTTATTTAGATGATTTTAAAATATATATAAAGGGAGCTATTCCTGGCCAAAAGGTCATAGCAAGGATAATTAAAAAGAAAAAAGATTATGCAGAAGCAAAAATAGTAAGTGTACTAAAGGATGTGCCTTATAAAATAGAAGCAGAATGCCCTCATTTTGGTCAGTGCGGCGGATGCACATCACAATTTATACCCTATGAAAAACAATTGGAGTTAAAAAAACAACAGGTATTAAAACTATTTAAGGATAATTTGGAAGCTGCAGTGAGCAAAGAAGAAGCAGAAGTGTTTAATAATCTGGAAATTCAGTATAGTCCGGAATTATATGAATACAGAAATAAAATGGAGTTCACCTTTGGAAACTATGAGAAGGGTGGACAGCTTAACCTTGGAATGCATGTTAAAAACAAATCCTTCAGTGTTATTACTGTAGATCACTGTAAAATTGTAGACAATGATTTTAGAAAGATTATTACTATAATAGTTAATTATTTCAGGAAAGAAAATCTGACCTTTTATAAAGTAATGAAAAAAGAAGGATATTTAAGAAATCTGGTAGTAAGAAAGGCTAAGAGCACAGGAGAGATCCTTGTGAACCTGGTCACAACCTCTCAGGTTAACTTTGATTTAAAGCCATTAACTGAATTGCTTGTAAATGCAGACTATGATGGTGTATTTAAAGGATTTATTCACACCATAAATGATAGACTGTCAGAGATTGTTCAGCCCGATGAAATTAAAGTACTGTACGGTGAAGACCACATAACAGAAGAAATACTTGGACTTAAATTTAAAATATCACCTTTTTCCTTTTTTCAGACAAATTCAAGGGGAGCTGAAAAGCTTTACTCCATTGTTAAGGATTTCATAGAGGAAAGTAAAGCCAAGGTAGTATTTGATTTATACTGCGGTACAGGAACCATAGGTCAGATTGCAGCACCTGAGGCTAAAAAGGTTATAGGCATTGAGCTCATAGAGGAGGCTGTAAAAGCTGCTAATGAGAATGCAAAGCTTAATGGATTAACTAATTGTGAATTTATAGCAGGTGATGTGGCACAGGTAATTAAAAACATCCATGAAAAACCTGATTTAATTATTTTAGATCCTCCCCGCCCAGGTGTGCATCCAAAGGCCATGGATTATGTTATTAAATTTAATGCACCTGAAATAGTATATGTGTCCTGTAACCCTAAATCACTAATGGTAGATTTAAAATCATTAAGTGAAGCAGGGTATGCCATTAAAAAGGTGGTACTTATGGATATGTTCCCGCACACACCTCACACAGAAGCAATTTGCCTGCTTGAGCATGAGAAAAGCATTGACAAATAA
- a CDS encoding RDD family protein — protein sequence MSENDNEKGTNEIEQAKPESSNKEQASENKEETMETSNDTEALESLSSIHSGNLRFSESFLAGLVDTAVNIAVSVILFYLLNFILKHTIGIYFPDKSAMILIFFTVISVLLPAIMETSKKKNTIGKKLSGLKTIRIK from the coding sequence ATGAGTGAAAATGACAATGAAAAAGGTACAAATGAAATAGAACAGGCCAAGCCGGAAAGTTCAAATAAAGAACAGGCATCAGAAAATAAAGAAGAAACTATGGAAACTTCAAATGACACAGAAGCTTTAGAGTCACTTAGCAGCATACATAGCGGCAATCTCAGATTTTCAGAAAGCTTTCTGGCTGGATTAGTTGATACAGCAGTAAATATAGCAGTTTCAGTAATATTGTTTTATTTGTTAAACTTTATACTGAAACATACAATAGGAATATATTTTCCAGATAAATCAGCTATGATACTTATTTTCTTTACAGTAATATCAGTTTTACTTCCAGCTATAATGGAAACATCTAAAAAGAAGAATACTATAGGAAAGAAGTTAAGCGGCTTAAAAACTATAAGAATTAAATAA